In one Coccinella septempunctata chromosome 6, icCocSept1.1, whole genome shotgun sequence genomic region, the following are encoded:
- the LOC123315851 gene encoding uncharacterized protein LOC123315851, with amino-acid sequence MFWDDWESRDIQVYGIFVALGIFFLWNTILTINLISLRRKCISVNTASGDITTTRIATSPVWNQIYVPKIPRLQKVKSSNPTSISSIPQTPSDWFGDGPAQMDNNIFF; translated from the exons TGGGATGATTGGGAATCTAGAGACATCCAAGTGTATGGAATATTCGTGGCACTAGGAATTTTCTTCTTATGGAATACTATTTTGACAATAAACCTTATTTCTCTAAGACGAAAATGTATATCAGTGAATACGGCTTCTGGAGATATAACAACTACAAG GATAGCAACATCTCCCGTGTGGAATCAGATTTACGTTCCAAAAATTCCTAGATTACAGAAAGTGAAGAGTAGTAATCCTACTAGTATTTCTTCCATTCCACAGACTCCTTCGGATtg GTTCGGCGATGGTCCAGCTCAGATggataataatatatttttttga